A DNA window from Phycisphaerales bacterium AB-hyl4 contains the following coding sequences:
- a CDS encoding substrate-binding domain-containing protein, with translation MKKVGLLLTIFSTHTHEAMRGIATYAGRYGAWQIYTRPQTTFGFLPDLEHADLDGLIAYQQPHTDVEPLLRRGVPVVNMSTRVVPLPQVSVVSDSQALGRLGAAHLLERGFRKLAFCGFENEPFSRDRLLGFQAGVREAGLELAVWLDPGGPSAAPWPAERLAALDRWLRSLPAPVGVMACNDTWGQQVLAACSRAGLTVPEQVAVLGIDNDDVICNLTNPPLSSIDRNVYQLGYEAAALLDRLMAGEAPPTTPMLLPPRRVVARRSTDVLAIEDEQVREAVAFIRANYASPIAVKHVCDAVTSARSSLLRRFQHQLGTSPARLINQHRINQARELLVETDADMPSIATACGFANANHFSTVFRRLAGMPPTQYRKESRGQNVQS, from the coding sequence ATGAAGAAAGTCGGCCTGCTTCTAACCATCTTTTCGACCCACACGCACGAGGCGATGCGCGGCATCGCCACCTACGCCGGCCGATACGGGGCGTGGCAGATTTACACCCGGCCGCAGACCACGTTCGGCTTCCTGCCGGACCTTGAGCATGCCGACCTGGATGGGTTGATCGCTTACCAGCAGCCGCACACCGACGTTGAGCCGCTGCTCCGCCGTGGCGTGCCGGTGGTGAACATGTCGACGCGCGTCGTTCCGCTGCCGCAGGTCAGCGTGGTTTCGGACAGTCAGGCGCTCGGCCGACTGGGGGCGGCGCATCTGCTGGAGCGAGGGTTTCGCAAGCTGGCGTTTTGTGGTTTTGAGAACGAGCCGTTTTCGCGGGATCGTCTGCTGGGGTTTCAAGCCGGCGTGCGGGAAGCGGGTCTGGAGCTGGCGGTCTGGCTTGACCCTGGTGGACCGAGCGCCGCGCCATGGCCGGCGGAGCGGTTGGCCGCGCTCGATCGATGGCTGCGATCGTTGCCCGCGCCCGTGGGGGTGATGGCCTGCAACGACACGTGGGGGCAGCAGGTGCTCGCGGCGTGCAGCCGGGCGGGTCTGACCGTGCCCGAGCAGGTGGCGGTGCTGGGCATCGACAACGACGATGTCATCTGCAACCTCACGAATCCGCCGTTATCGAGCATTGATCGCAACGTGTATCAGCTCGGTTATGAGGCGGCTGCGCTGCTGGACCGGTTGATGGCCGGCGAGGCGCCGCCAACGACGCCGATGCTGTTACCGCCGAGGCGCGTGGTTGCTCGGCGATCGACGGACGTGCTCGCCATTGAAGACGAGCAGGTGCGTGAAGCCGTGGCGTTCATTCGGGCGAACTATGCCAGCCCGATCGCGGTCAAACACGTTTGCGACGCCGTCACCTCCGCACGCAGTTCGCTGCTGCGCCGCTTCCAGCATCAACTCGGTACGAGTCCGGCGAGATTGATCAATCAACATCGGATCAATCAAGCGCGCGAGCTGCTCGTTGAAACCGATGCCGACATGCCGAGCATCGCCACCGCCTGCGGGTTCGCCAACGCCAACCACTTCAGCACGGTTTTCCGCCGCCTCGCGGGCATGCCCCCCACCCAGTACCGCAAAGAAAGTCGCGGCCAGAACGTGCAAAGCTGA
- a CDS encoding prepilin-type N-terminal cleavage/methylation domain-containing protein, with amino-acid sequence MSLHQFRKTTAAFTLIELLVVISIIALLIAILLPALSSARQTARAAQCMSMLRQFGVAQEIYASDYDGWYAPIITTDGERTAANRSYWYANPHLRSAIGVDHTVRNWRWPETYSCPDATYARGEAVAGEDETGIARIDRSYGYNRTMNEEYVDGAYDGWAADYLGHHQDRIMSASRKIHQADSLHFQISHGAKDEYAGEMFTTRFETAYRHGGTPAAGAANILYFDGHVAATLRDTVVMNDRRMWEPNIR; translated from the coding sequence ATGTCGCTCCATCAGTTTCGCAAAACAACCGCAGCCTTCACGCTGATCGAACTTCTCGTGGTAATTTCGATCATCGCCCTGCTTATCGCCATCCTTCTACCCGCCCTCAGCTCGGCGCGGCAGACGGCCCGCGCCGCCCAGTGCATGTCCATGCTCCGCCAGTTCGGCGTCGCCCAGGAAATTTATGCCAGCGACTACGACGGCTGGTACGCGCCGATCATCACCACCGACGGCGAACGCACCGCGGCCAACCGCTCCTATTGGTATGCCAATCCGCATCTGCGCAGCGCCATCGGCGTGGACCACACCGTGCGGAACTGGCGCTGGCCGGAGACTTATTCATGCCCTGACGCGACGTACGCTCGCGGGGAGGCTGTTGCAGGTGAGGACGAGACGGGCATTGCCCGAATCGATCGATCCTATGGCTACAACCGGACCATGAACGAGGAATATGTGGATGGCGCCTACGACGGATGGGCCGCCGACTATCTCGGACATCACCAGGATCGGATCATGTCCGCGTCTCGCAAGATTCACCAGGCGGACTCATTGCACTTTCAGATCAGTCATGGTGCGAAGGATGAGTACGCGGGCGAGATGTTTACGACGCGGTTCGAGACCGCCTATCGCCACGGCGGCACCCCGGCTGCTGGCGCCGCCAACATCCTTTACTTCGACGGCCACGTCGCCGCTACGCTGCGGGATACGGTGGTAATGAACGACCGCCGAATGTGGGAACCGAACATCCGGTAA
- a CDS encoding fibronectin type III domain-containing protein — protein sequence MNIHRAIMHLTTTAALSGAVLFLSLPVLAGLPAESDVLIDFDAEWRYHDGDEDLGTAWKQPDYDDSDWSEGPALLGYAPGNRGARWPSPHLQTRLQESLITYYFRKEFEYAGRTDGVRLRLDQIIDDGAIYYLNGEEIGRSELMPDGEIGFGTEADRFTNPSVEQDVFEIDVSHLREGRNVLAVMVANHTAGSSDICLGVRLSITKDVQKPAALYLTWQRDPTTTMTIQWHTEGPDDEVMIEYGPRGGEDLSRTEGVSHPMVFSDRHIHTVELIDLEPGSNYRFRIYRSEQGQSSRFYAFRTMPAEADRPIRFAAGGDTRTRKAWMEQTNRQAVRYDLDFIVWGGDLAYADGREENLYRWYEWFEVNYNTLIDEDGRVVPIIVGIGNHEIRGGRYRGEGRGEEGYEDTDAFREDIAPYYFNLFAFPGHPGYGTLDFGDYMSIILLDTDHAGPVHGKQASWLEEELTDRQDVPHLFPVYHIPAYPSARDFSEYVSGRVRQHWVPLFEQYGIRVAFENHDHTYKRTVPIRNNEEHEDGIVYIGDGAWGVGLREVHSVEDTWYLTRAESVRHLILVTIQDQSQDYKVINEDGDLIDHYIPRPPNQ from the coding sequence ATGAACATTCACCGGGCCATCATGCATCTCACGACGACCGCGGCACTGTCTGGGGCCGTTCTTTTTCTCAGCCTGCCCGTGCTCGCAGGCCTGCCGGCCGAGAGCGACGTGCTGATCGATTTTGACGCCGAGTGGCGGTACCACGATGGCGACGAAGACCTCGGCACGGCATGGAAACAACCCGACTACGACGACAGCGACTGGTCCGAAGGGCCGGCGCTGCTGGGCTATGCGCCCGGCAACCGCGGCGCGCGATGGCCGAGCCCGCATCTGCAAACGCGGTTGCAGGAAAGCCTGATCACCTACTACTTCCGCAAGGAATTCGAGTATGCCGGGCGCACCGACGGCGTTCGCCTGCGGCTGGATCAGATCATCGACGACGGGGCGATCTATTACCTCAACGGCGAAGAGATCGGCCGAAGCGAGTTGATGCCGGACGGCGAGATCGGATTCGGCACGGAAGCCGACCGCTTCACCAACCCGAGCGTGGAGCAGGACGTTTTCGAGATTGACGTATCGCACTTGCGCGAAGGACGCAACGTGCTGGCCGTGATGGTTGCCAACCATACCGCCGGCAGTTCGGACATCTGCCTCGGCGTTCGCCTGAGCATTACGAAAGACGTTCAGAAACCCGCGGCGCTTTACCTGACCTGGCAGCGCGATCCCACCACGACGATGACCATTCAGTGGCACACTGAAGGCCCGGACGACGAAGTGATGATCGAGTACGGCCCGAGGGGTGGTGAAGACCTAAGCCGCACCGAAGGCGTCAGCCACCCCATGGTCTTCTCCGACCGCCACATTCACACGGTGGAGTTGATCGACCTCGAGCCAGGCTCGAATTACCGCTTTCGCATCTATCGTTCCGAGCAGGGGCAGAGCAGTCGGTTTTACGCGTTCCGCACGATGCCTGCCGAGGCTGACCGTCCGATTCGCTTCGCCGCCGGTGGTGATACGCGAACGCGGAAGGCGTGGATGGAGCAGACCAACCGACAGGCCGTGCGCTACGATCTCGACTTCATTGTCTGGGGCGGCGACCTTGCGTATGCCGACGGGCGAGAGGAAAACCTCTACCGCTGGTATGAGTGGTTCGAGGTCAATTACAACACGCTGATTGACGAAGACGGCCGGGTCGTGCCGATCATCGTCGGCATCGGCAACCACGAAATACGCGGTGGCCGATACCGCGGCGAAGGTCGCGGGGAAGAAGGTTACGAAGACACGGATGCTTTTCGTGAAGATATCGCGCCCTATTACTTCAACCTCTTCGCCTTTCCCGGCCACCCCGGCTATGGCACGCTGGACTTCGGCGACTACATGAGCATCATCCTGCTCGACACGGACCATGCGGGCCCGGTACATGGCAAGCAGGCGTCGTGGCTGGAAGAAGAACTCACCGACCGCCAAGACGTCCCCCACCTGTTCCCCGTCTACCACATCCCCGCCTATCCCTCGGCCCGCGACTTCAGCGAGTACGTCAGCGGAAGGGTTCGACAACACTGGGTGCCCTTGTTTGAACAGTACGGCATCCGCGTGGCGTTCGAAAACCATGACCATACTTACAAACGCACGGTTCCAATTCGAAACAACGAAGAGCATGAAGACGGCATCGTCTACATCGGCGACGGCGCGTGGGGCGTGGGGCTGCGCGAGGTGCATTCCGTCGAGGACACCTGGTATCTCACCCGCGCGGAATCCGTCCGGCATCTGATACTTGTCACGATTCAGGATCAATCCCAGGACTACAAAGTCATCAACGAAGATGGCGACCTGATCGACCATTACATCCCTCGCCCACCCAACCAGTAG
- a CDS encoding LamG-like jellyroll fold domain-containing protein → MNEPSIRWPIFLLTVAGLAQAGFASPLPEPVLEYRFDAERADEVRSSGQSDAPFKFLDADDQVVELLSDDGAGVTGLPGDCAFDNMAATGMGGVSNRPEEGGRGVVEQADALRDLLSFTLQGWFRTSADEPLNAYARLLKWRQTDRGFSLIASDEGALRMRVNEVTFDSAGLYREADEWVFFAVTYDGTRGDDPVRFYHGTRHRAVEAVDVAGQPLEGPIGVVTQPFTVGNSYAGDRPFRGLMDNIRVFGDRDGNSGALSAEQLETLRQKDTAAGALQGEPRFFKATTESIHIPDDELALFQAHLYGEMTVRFNALSPGEYKVELGNAELHSEEMVRAFDVRANGELVIEGLNLNEQFGFARPAVADFDVQVGDDGQLRIELLEISDHNHPRLSFLRVYDDAGRLVREFTALAEMPDSWVPLSHAGVTPRSLAEPEEAGPPWPGTYRIRPNEHDRLTDADVVGPDGLVYPDWRWAGLEDGIPDKPVTHRLSDFGGEPGGNVTASLQRAIDQLAGEGGGVLLLEAGEYTLDHPVFIGADNIVLRGAGPEQTRIRFRYHAPAGESRLFTSEPGLRYRPHDSDHKLPANALIKALVSQPGLVSLELFVDDQQMRVMGDYARRRGDSWVQLPVAAINSRFGAGEYEVRVVARYEDGQPTVEQTHHVRTSEDEPAGHVYMASYNAQPAAVVVLGQGMTGDQLELAEDAKRGQTQVTLKVEPTFEAGDYLQITAPATDRWNRKVHNTVPQRGGVYRQNQYRVVGVEGRTVYLNQPLRIAFPTVDGSYVQQIKPVRNVGVEDLSIEQTYEVFVNGVSFAYAWESWARNLEIHKAGRHPVHVIDSKHIEVRDAMFDGTWFTGGGAAAYVGFERSYDGLMENITTHDMRHAPNVQWAASGNVIRKSHFHGSDAQWHAGWTSENLYEQNIIESRTGTGGYGFGLFASATATQHGPQGPRNVVYNNDVSSPRTGVWFGGMNEAWMILHNRFVIEHGQAVSGKDGSFDHVIQGNVFAIRSPVGAPIWLATPDCVGWEVKDNAFYGLTEPLIGGSGQVDAEGNTVYADFTTPDRPQPEAPSIFEWQREHQPLDRDAFGKRD, encoded by the coding sequence ATGAACGAACCGTCAATCCGTTGGCCTATTTTCCTACTCACCGTTGCCGGCCTCGCGCAGGCGGGCTTTGCGTCGCCTTTGCCCGAGCCTGTGCTGGAGTATCGTTTTGACGCCGAGCGTGCGGACGAAGTGCGCAGCAGCGGGCAATCGGATGCGCCGTTTAAGTTTCTTGATGCGGACGATCAGGTGGTTGAGTTGTTGTCGGATGATGGTGCGGGGGTGACGGGCTTGCCTGGCGATTGCGCGTTCGACAACATGGCTGCGACGGGGATGGGCGGCGTGAGCAATCGGCCGGAGGAGGGCGGACGCGGTGTTGTGGAACAGGCCGATGCGTTGCGTGACCTGCTTTCATTCACCTTGCAGGGGTGGTTCCGGACGTCGGCCGACGAGCCGTTGAATGCTTACGCGCGCCTGCTGAAATGGCGACAGACCGACCGTGGCTTTTCGCTGATTGCCAGCGACGAAGGCGCGTTGCGGATGCGTGTGAATGAGGTGACTTTCGATTCGGCGGGGCTTTATCGTGAGGCCGACGAGTGGGTTTTCTTTGCGGTAACGTATGACGGGACGCGCGGCGACGATCCGGTGCGGTTCTATCACGGCACGCGACATCGTGCGGTGGAGGCGGTCGATGTCGCCGGTCAGCCGCTGGAAGGGCCCATCGGCGTGGTGACGCAGCCGTTCACGGTGGGCAACAGCTACGCGGGCGATCGGCCGTTTCGCGGCTTGATGGACAATATTCGCGTCTTCGGCGATCGCGACGGCAACAGCGGCGCGCTTTCCGCCGAGCAACTGGAAACGCTTCGGCAGAAAGATACAGCCGCCGGCGCTTTGCAGGGTGAGCCTCGTTTTTTCAAGGCCACGACCGAGTCGATCCATATTCCTGATGATGAACTGGCGCTTTTCCAGGCCCATCTTTACGGCGAGATGACGGTTCGATTCAATGCACTGTCGCCCGGTGAATACAAGGTCGAGCTCGGCAACGCCGAGCTTCACAGCGAAGAAATGGTGCGGGCGTTCGACGTTCGAGCCAATGGCGAGCTTGTCATTGAGGGCCTGAACCTGAACGAGCAGTTCGGCTTCGCTCGGCCGGCGGTGGCGGACTTCGATGTTCAAGTGGGCGATGACGGCCAACTGCGTATCGAGCTGCTTGAGATTTCCGATCACAACCATCCGCGTCTGAGCTTTCTTCGTGTTTATGACGATGCGGGGCGGTTGGTTCGTGAGTTCACCGCGCTTGCTGAGATGCCTGATTCATGGGTGCCGTTAAGCCATGCCGGCGTGACGCCGCGATCGCTGGCCGAGCCTGAGGAGGCCGGTCCGCCCTGGCCGGGGACGTATCGCATTCGGCCGAACGAGCACGATCGCCTGACGGACGCCGACGTGGTGGGCCCGGATGGCCTGGTCTATCCGGACTGGCGATGGGCGGGGCTTGAAGACGGTATTCCCGACAAGCCCGTCACCCATCGGCTCAGCGACTTCGGCGGTGAACCGGGGGGCAACGTGACGGCTTCACTGCAACGTGCGATCGATCAACTCGCGGGCGAAGGCGGCGGCGTGCTGCTGCTCGAAGCCGGCGAGTACACGCTGGATCATCCCGTGTTCATCGGGGCGGACAACATTGTCCTTCGCGGGGCGGGGCCTGAGCAGACGCGTATACGGTTCCGCTATCACGCGCCAGCGGGCGAGAGCCGACTGTTCACCTCCGAGCCGGGCCTGCGCTATCGGCCGCACGATTCGGATCACAAGTTGCCCGCGAACGCGTTGATCAAAGCGTTGGTCTCGCAGCCGGGCCTCGTATCGCTTGAGTTGTTTGTTGACGATCAACAGATGCGCGTCATGGGTGATTACGCGCGGAGACGCGGCGACTCCTGGGTCCAGTTGCCGGTGGCGGCGATCAATTCGCGCTTCGGGGCCGGCGAATATGAGGTGCGGGTCGTTGCCCGGTATGAAGACGGGCAGCCGACGGTCGAGCAGACGCATCACGTTCGCACAAGCGAGGACGAGCCGGCGGGACATGTCTATATGGCCTCGTACAACGCTCAGCCCGCGGCGGTAGTCGTGCTCGGCCAAGGCATGACAGGCGACCAACTTGAGCTAGCGGAAGATGCAAAACGGGGTCAGACGCAGGTGACTCTCAAGGTCGAGCCGACGTTCGAGGCAGGCGATTACCTTCAAATCACCGCGCCGGCGACGGATCGGTGGAACAGGAAAGTACACAACACCGTTCCGCAACGCGGCGGAGTGTATCGTCAGAATCAGTATCGCGTGGTCGGTGTGGAAGGCCGAACGGTTTATCTCAACCAACCGCTACGAATCGCGTTCCCTACCGTGGACGGTTCGTATGTTCAGCAGATCAAGCCGGTGCGCAATGTCGGCGTTGAAGACCTTTCAATCGAGCAGACCTATGAAGTGTTCGTCAACGGCGTCAGCTTCGCTTACGCATGGGAATCGTGGGCACGGAATCTGGAGATTCACAAGGCGGGGCGACATCCCGTACACGTGATCGACAGCAAGCACATTGAAGTACGCGACGCAATGTTCGACGGGACGTGGTTCACCGGCGGCGGCGCTGCGGCGTACGTCGGCTTCGAGCGCAGCTATGACGGACTGATGGAAAATATCACGACACACGATATGCGCCACGCCCCCAACGTACAGTGGGCCGCGTCGGGCAACGTGATCCGCAAAAGTCACTTTCACGGCAGCGATGCACAATGGCACGCCGGCTGGACGAGTGAAAACCTGTACGAGCAGAACATCATCGAGTCGCGCACCGGTACCGGCGGCTACGGCTTCGGGCTGTTCGCCTCGGCCACGGCGACGCAGCACGGCCCGCAAGGCCCGCGGAACGTGGTGTATAACAACGACGTCAGCTCGCCTCGCACCGGCGTGTGGTTCGGCGGTATGAACGAAGCGTGGATGATCCTTCACAACCGTTTTGTGATTGAGCACGGGCAGGCCGTGAGCGGGAAAGACGGGAGCTTCGATCATGTGATCCAGGGCAATGTCTTCGCCATTCGCTCGCCGGTGGGCGCGCCGATCTGGCTGGCGACGCCGGACTGTGTCGGGTGGGAGGTGAAAGACAACGCGTTCTACGGCCTGACCGAGCCGTTGATCGGCGGCAGCGGTCAGGTCGACGCGGAGGGCAACACGGTTTACGCCGATTTCACCACGCCCGATCGGCCGCAACCGGAAGCGCCGTCGATCTTTGAATGGCAGCGCGAGCATCAGCCATTGGACCGTGACGCGTTCGGGAAGCGGGATTAG
- a CDS encoding NAD-dependent epimerase/dehydratase family protein, with amino-acid sequence MSRRGVDLDVASVQGDFARFEDLRQLDRYEIEAVVHLGAVTGGCSEHDAMAVNVEGTRCLMRYLIDWGCRRFVFASSIAVVGLQSADFRPRSFPIADEHPCDDRDGYGFSKYLMEEVSRYHHRQNPQIDVTNLRLAAIRPDDVPPPTEHGGPPGPWALTKLARMSLRDAVDAFKAALTAAEQPGVRVMNASAETAWADRPTAEVLRAWYGPDVDLSYYEQPGNERRGVFDVRRIRETLGFTARDIPQTSASS; translated from the coding sequence ATGAGCCGACGGGGGGTCGACCTCGATGTCGCCTCGGTGCAGGGTGACTTCGCCCGCTTTGAAGACCTGCGGCAACTGGACCGCTATGAGATCGAAGCGGTGGTTCACCTCGGCGCGGTGACCGGCGGTTGCAGTGAGCATGACGCGATGGCCGTCAATGTCGAGGGCACGCGCTGCCTGATGCGATACCTGATCGACTGGGGTTGCCGACGGTTCGTCTTTGCCAGTTCGATCGCGGTGGTCGGCTTGCAGTCGGCGGACTTTCGTCCGCGCAGCTTTCCTATTGCCGACGAGCATCCCTGCGATGACCGCGACGGCTATGGTTTCTCAAAGTATCTCATGGAAGAAGTCTCACGCTATCACCATCGACAGAACCCGCAGATTGACGTCACCAACCTTCGGCTGGCGGCGATCCGCCCAGACGACGTGCCGCCGCCGACCGAGCACGGCGGTCCGCCCGGGCCTTGGGCGCTGACGAAACTGGCGCGGATGAGTCTGCGTGACGCGGTGGACGCATTCAAGGCGGCGCTGACTGCTGCCGAGCAACCCGGCGTTCGCGTGATGAATGCGTCGGCTGAAACCGCATGGGCCGACCGACCCACGGCGGAGGTGCTTCGCGCCTGGTACGGGCCCGATGTTGACCTGTCTTATTACGAACAACCGGGCAATGAACGCCGAGGCGTGTTTGACGTGCGCCGCATCCGCGAAACACTCGGCTTCACGGCACGCGACATACCCCAAACGTCGGCAAGCAGCTAA